A window of the Lolium perenne isolate Kyuss_39 chromosome 7, Kyuss_2.0, whole genome shotgun sequence genome harbors these coding sequences:
- the LOC127326649 gene encoding ras-related protein RHN1-like — protein MAPTPSCVIQAKLVLLGDLGAGKTSIVVRFVKGLYYECQESTIGAAFFSQLLPVSGRGGEGDATVRFDIWDTAGQERYHSLAPMYYRGAAAAVVVYDISSTDSYIRAKKWVDELQRQGNPHLVMALVGNKVDLEEKRKVRTQEALEYAERNGLFFVETSAKTAQNVGELFYELAERLVKVRPNRPAGMVLHERRGGGRWFCCSG, from the exons ATGGCTCCAACTCCGAGCTGCGTCATCCAGGCCAAACTG GTGCTTCTGGGAGACCTGGGCGCCGGGAAGACCAGCATCGTCGTCCGGTTCGTCAAGGGGCTCTACTACGAGTGCCAGGAGTCGACCATCGGGGCGGCCTTCTTCTCGCAGCTGCTGCCGGTGAGCGGCCGTGGCGGTGAGGGAGACGCCACCGTCAGGTTCGACATCTGGGACACCGCCGGCCAGGAGCGGTACCACAGCCTCGCCCCCATGTACTACCGCGGCGCCgcggccgccgtcgtcgtctACGACATATCCAGCACG GATTCGTACATCCGTGCAAAGAAGTGGGTAGACGAGCTTCAGAGGCAAG GGAATCCACACTTGGTTATGGCGTTAGTGGGCAACAAGGTTGATttagaagagaagaggaaggtcAGAACGCAG GAAGCGTTGGAGTACGCGGAACGGAACGGCCTCTTCTTCGTGGAGACGTCGGCCAAGACGGCGCAGAACGTCGGCGAGCTGTTCTACGAGCTAG CCGAGAGACTGGTGAAAGTGCGGCCGAACCGTCCCGCCGGGATGGTCCTGCACGAACGGCGCGGCGGGGGACGGTGGTTCTGTTGCTCCGGGTGA